The genomic interval CTATCAGTTAGATCAGGTAGGCTCCTTCTTTCTTTTTATCATCAGAGAAAACAACTGATACATGCTCATTTAAAACAGTTGAGAGCTTCAGTCCGGCAAAATCACTTTCTATAGGGTAGCTATGATGGCTTCTGTCAACCATAACAGCTATTCGCATTTTTTTTAATGGTACATTCAAAAACACGCCTAATCCATATGCGAGTGTTCTCCCACTATTAAGAACATCATCAACAAGAATAACAACTTTATTTTTTGCCAGACCTACATCCTTATCTGTGTTTGCTTGTAATGATGTGCTGTCTTTATCTAAAGTGATTTTAATCAACTCGATTTTCTGCTTTGATATTTTGCTAAGCTCATCGATGATCTTAGACGCAAATATATACCCTCTTTCGGCTATACCCGCGAAAACCAACTCCTTTTCATCCATCGAGTCTTCAAGGATTTGATAAGCAATACGAACAGTTCGCTGTGTCATTTGCTGATAATCCAGTATCGTAATTTTCTTTGACATATTAATCAGATTAAAAATAAAAGTAACTATTTTTCCAGTTATCAGGCAATCGAAAAAAACAAAAAACCGAATGGAAAACATTCGGTTCGTTATTAGAATTTATATAGTTGATTAGGTTAGTCCAGTACACGCTCCTCCGCATCCATCGTCTCTGTAGCAGCGGTTAGCGCCCGACCGCCATTGAAATAGTAACGTTTCCAATAAGCATCGTCCAAGTCACTGATCATTACACCACGACTGGTAGAGGCATGTGCAAAACGATTATCACCTATATACACGCCAACGTGAGTAATATTGCGACTACGGATTTTAAAAAAAACAAAGTCGCCCGGTTGTAGATTACTTTTACTTACCTTATCAACTTTAGAATAAATATTTCTAGAATTATAACCGATAGTCGTATTAAAAACTTGCTCATACAATTCAGCTGCAAACTTCGAGCAGTCAATTCCTTTCTTTGTCGTTCCGCCCAAGCGATAGGGTGTTCCAATCCACTCATAGATAAATTGATACATTTTTGTATTCGCTGTCGATGCGGCAGCTACCCCCATAATCTGGGAAAAATATTCTTTAGCTAAATTGTCGGGATCGTTAGAGGGGTTTTGAGAGGAGGGTTGCTCTTGTGCATTAACGCCGGAAGCTATGCTCGCAAGGAGCAATACTGCACATACCGTTTTTTTCATATCATCAAACTGAATAAAAATTTTAATAAACTAAATTTATTTTACTGTTTGTTTATAGATCTAAAGCAAATCTAAATTAAAACCCTATTTACTCCAAGCTTTTTTAATTTTTTTTTCACTTTTCTATACATTATGTACCAAATACTATACACAACTTAAAATTAAGGTTGCATATTATCATAATTCAAATCAATTGATTAGATTTGCGTACCGCAATTTATATACTATTAATACGTAAAAATGAGTTCAATAGCGATTACAAAAGAAACCTATTTAGAGTGGTATAAATCTATGCTGCTCATGCGTAAGTTTGAAGAAAAGACTGGTCAGTTATATGGTCAGCAAAAAATAAGAGGCTTCTGCCATCTTAACATTGGACAAGAGGCTGTAGTTGCAGGAACCATGTCTGTAATCAAAGCAGAAGACTCGATGATTACTGCATACCGTGACCATGCACATGCGATAGCTAAAGGCATGAGCCCTAATGAAGCCATGGCTGAAATGTATGGGAAGATAACAGGTTGCTCAAAAGGTAAAGGTGGCTCCATGCACTTCTTTAGTAAGGAACATAAATTTATGGGGGGTCACGGGATCGTTGGGGGACAAATACCCCTAGGGGCAGGGATCGCTTTTGCAGAAAAGTTCAACGGAACAGATAATGTTTGTGTCTGTTATATGGGTGATGGTGCAGTTCGGCAAGGTGCATTTAACGAGACATTTAACATGGCAATGCTTTGGAAATTGCCTGTGGTTTTTGTTTGTGAGAACAACGGTTATGCCATGGGAACTTCACTGAAAAGAACGACCAACCAAGTTGACATCTACAAGATGGGTTTTGCTTATGACATGCCAAGTGCACCTGTTGATGGTATGGATGTAGTAGCAGTCCACAATGCGATGGATGAAGCGGTAGCACGCGCAAGAAAAGGCGATGGACCGACATTCCTTGAGATCCGTACGTACCGCTACAAGGGTCACTCGATGTCAGATCCAGCTAAGTATCGGACAAAAGAAGAACTAGAGTCTTACAAAGGAAAAGACCCTATTATTTCTGTAAAAAACACGATCACCAAGAAAAAATATGCTGATGATAAGTGGTTTGATGAAGTAGACGCCGAAGTGAAACAAATCGTAGCTGAAGCTGTTAAGTTTGCAGAAGATTCTCCATTTCCTGAAGTTGATGAGTTATATAAAGACGTTTATGCTCAGGAGGATTATCCGTTCATACATAACTAAACTAACATTTTAACAGATTTTTAACGAAACTCAAACAAATAAGAATGGCTGAAGTAGTTCGAATGCCTAAAATGAGTGATACCATGGAGGAAGGGGTAATCGCTAAATGGCATAAAAAAGTTGGTGATAAAGTAAGCTCCGGAGATGTAATAGCCGAAGTAGAAACCGACAAAGCAACGA from Pedobacter indicus carries:
- a CDS encoding C40 family peptidase — translated: MKKTVCAVLLLASIASGVNAQEQPSSQNPSNDPDNLAKEYFSQIMGVAAASTANTKMYQFIYEWIGTPYRLGGTTKKGIDCSKFAAELYEQVFNTTIGYNSRNIYSKVDKVSKSNLQPGDFVFFKIRSRNITHVGVYIGDNRFAHASTSRGVMISDLDDAYWKRYYFNGGRALTAATETMDAEERVLD
- the pdhA gene encoding pyruvate dehydrogenase (acetyl-transferring) E1 component subunit alpha, producing the protein MSSIAITKETYLEWYKSMLLMRKFEEKTGQLYGQQKIRGFCHLNIGQEAVVAGTMSVIKAEDSMITAYRDHAHAIAKGMSPNEAMAEMYGKITGCSKGKGGSMHFFSKEHKFMGGHGIVGGQIPLGAGIAFAEKFNGTDNVCVCYMGDGAVRQGAFNETFNMAMLWKLPVVFVCENNGYAMGTSLKRTTNQVDIYKMGFAYDMPSAPVDGMDVVAVHNAMDEAVARARKGDGPTFLEIRTYRYKGHSMSDPAKYRTKEELESYKGKDPIISVKNTITKKKYADDKWFDEVDAEVKQIVAEAVKFAEDSPFPEVDELYKDVYAQEDYPFIHN
- a CDS encoding phosphoribosyltransferase family protein produces the protein MSKKITILDYQQMTQRTVRIAYQILEDSMDEKELVFAGIAERGYIFASKIIDELSKISKQKIELIKITLDKDSTSLQANTDKDVGLAKNKVVILVDDVLNSGRTLAYGLGVFLNVPLKKMRIAVMVDRSHHSYPIESDFAGLKLSTVLNEHVSVVFSDDKKKEGAYLI